A DNA window from Motilibacter rhizosphaerae contains the following coding sequences:
- a CDS encoding DUF998 domain-containing protein, with translation MSRAPRWAWVPAATAPVALIGGWTLAARLQDGFDSRRETISALAGLGMPHRVVMTTGLALLGAAHLGTAAALSPARPAGRLVLATGGAATVLVAAYPLREGGGPPEHAVAAGVAFTALAVWPALAARRGGPLRPVPAAVATAGLLGLVGWFAAELSAGTDRVGLAERAAAGAQALWPLAAVALARRVEEP, from the coding sequence ATGAGCCGCGCACCGCGCTGGGCGTGGGTCCCGGCGGCCACCGCCCCGGTCGCCCTCATCGGCGGCTGGACGCTCGCCGCCCGGCTGCAGGACGGCTTCGACTCCCGGCGGGAGACCATCTCCGCCCTCGCCGGGCTCGGGATGCCGCACCGCGTCGTCATGACCACCGGCCTCGCGCTGCTCGGCGCCGCGCACCTCGGCACCGCTGCGGCCCTGTCGCCCGCGCGTCCGGCGGGCCGCCTGGTGCTGGCCACCGGAGGCGCGGCGACGGTGCTGGTGGCGGCGTACCCGCTGCGGGAGGGGGGCGGGCCCCCGGAGCACGCCGTCGCCGCGGGCGTCGCCTTCACCGCCCTCGCGGTCTGGCCGGCGCTCGCCGCCCGTCGCGGCGGACCGCTGCGGCCGGTGCCGGCGGCCGTCGCGACCGCGGGCCTGCTCGGTCTCGTCGGCTGGTTCGCCGCCGAGCTCAGCGCGGGCACCGACCGCGTCGGTCTCGCCGAGCGGGCGGCGGCCGGCGCGCAG
- a CDS encoding DUF7711 family protein, whose protein sequence is MKRSRALHHVRTVVDGCAAQPRFGAFHVVAAWLHGPLLDGAEDVETVQLALVTDLPAAEVWWRAVPAGAEHWLQATKLTGLPLDVAWRSSAGPSLAPGIERPLLLWDTAGPREDALATLESSAAGSLRLPVPSEGERASALAAERATSRDALRRTTAAYRAGRWAPGDLARLADPLATAAAGYLELTEEPA, encoded by the coding sequence GTGAAGCGCAGCAGGGCGCTCCACCACGTGCGCACCGTGGTCGACGGATGCGCTGCCCAGCCGCGGTTCGGGGCGTTCCACGTCGTCGCCGCGTGGCTGCACGGCCCCCTGCTCGACGGCGCCGAGGACGTCGAGACGGTCCAGCTCGCGCTCGTGACGGACCTGCCGGCAGCGGAGGTCTGGTGGCGTGCGGTGCCCGCGGGTGCCGAGCACTGGCTGCAGGCGACGAAGCTCACCGGCCTGCCGCTCGACGTCGCCTGGCGCTCGTCGGCCGGCCCGTCGCTGGCCCCCGGGATCGAGCGGCCGCTGCTGTTGTGGGACACCGCTGGTCCGCGGGAGGACGCCCTGGCAACGCTGGAGTCCTCCGCCGCCGGCTCCCTGCGCCTGCCCGTCCCGTCCGAGGGCGAGCGCGCCTCCGCCCTCGCCGCCGAGCGGGCCACGAGCCGCGACGCGCTGCGGCGGACCACCGCGGCGTACCGCGCCGGGCGGTGGGCGCCGGGCGACCTCGCCCGCCTCGCCGACCCGCTGGCCACGGCGGCTGCGGGCTACCTCGAGCTGACGGAGGAGCCGGCATGA